The proteins below come from a single Excalfactoria chinensis isolate bCotChi1 chromosome 7, bCotChi1.hap2, whole genome shotgun sequence genomic window:
- the LOC140254533 gene encoding nebulin-like yields the protein MIPEMKKLYRSSGEEIKHKYTLPPDVPQFIQARYNAANVSDAYYKQDYHDLIAKGNNVSVDAIPITRAKASRNIASDYKYKEAYEKAKGKQVGFRSLQDDPKLVHYMHVAKIQSDREYKKDYEKTKTNYHTPPDTFSIQAAKKSQDVASTAHYKNLIHHYTYLPDAMDVELAKNMMQIQSDHVYEELIFGIWHNVYKQDYNSWFKGIGWSPLGSLDVEKAKKAGDALNEKKYRQHPDTIKFTSVPDSMTMVLAQHNTKQLSDVAYRQEGEKVKHKYKLDPDVPQFIQARVNAYNLSDANYKADWKKTIAKGYDLKPDAIPIIAAKASRNIASDYKYKESYEKGKGKHVGFRSLQDDPKLVHYMNVAKIQSDREYKKDYEVTKTKYHTPLDMFSVTAAKKAQEAVTNTGYKQPIHHYTLLPDSVNLELSRNVMQLQSDNVYKADFNNWLRGVGWLPIQSLDVEKAKKASEILSEKKYRQHPDKLKYSIPVDAMEQVLAKQNAQTMNKVRTCSDDHSYGINRVFLLQHLRQLHSHRGHKNFQRVYWFSWLTLGTKR from the exons ATGATTCCTGAAATGAAG AAACTCTACAGATCTTCCGGTGAAGAAATTAAGCATAAATACACTCTCCCCCCAGATGTCCCACAGTTTATCCAAGCCAGATACAATGCTGCAAACGTCAGTGAT gccTATTATAAACAGGACTACCATGATCTAATAGCTAAAGGGAACAACGTGTCAGTTGATGCTATTCCAATTACTCGAGCAAAAGCTTCAAGAAACATTGCTAGTGAT tATAAATACAAAGAGGCATATGAAAAGGCTAAAGGAAAACAGGTTGGTTTCAGAAGCCTGCAAGATGACCCCAAGCTTGTTCACTACATGCATGTTGCAAAGATTCAGTCTGATCGTGAATACAAGAAGGACTACGAGAAGACTAAGACTAACTATCATACACCTCCTGATACATTCAGTATCCAGGCTGCAAAAAAATCTCAGGATGTTGCTTCTACTGCCCACTACAAAAATCTGATCCATCACTACACTTATCTGCCAGATGCTATGGATGTTGAGCTTGCAAAGAACATGATGCAAATTCAGAGCGAT CATGTCTATGAAGAGCTGATTTTTGGAATATGGCat aatGTATACAAACAAGACTATAACAGTTGGTTCAAGGGTATTGGATGGAGTCCTCTTGGCTCTCTGGATGTAGAAAAAGCTAAAAAGGCTGGAGATGCattaaatgaaaagaagtaCCGTCAGCACCCGGACACCATCAAATTTACAAGTGTGCCAGACTCAATGACAATGGTTTTAGCTCAGCACAATACCAAGCAACTGAGTGAC GTAGCATATAGGCAGGAGGGTGAAAAAGTAAAGCATAAATACAAGCTTGATCCTGATGTTCCTCAGTTTATTCAAGCAAGGGTCAATGCCTACAACCTGAGTGAT gCTAACTACAAAGCAGACTGGAAAAAAACCATTGCCAAAGGCTATGATCTGAAACCAGATGCCATTCCTATTATTGCTGCTAAAGCATCTCGAAATATTGCAAGTGAT TACAAGTACAAGGAATCGTATGAGAAAGGTAAAGGCAAACACGTTGGATTCCGTAGCCTGCAGGATGATCCTAAACTTGTTCATTACATGAACGTGGCCAAAATCCAATCAGATCGTGAATACAAGAAGGATTACGAAGTGACCAAGACCAAATATCATACTCCCTTGGATATGTTCAGTGTGACGGCTGCCAAGAAAGCTCAGGAAGCTGTTACAAACACAGGCTATAAACAGCCCATTCACCATTATACTCTCTTGcctgattctgtgaatctggaGCTATCCAGAAACGTGATGCAGCTTCAGAGCGAT AACGTGTATAAAGCAGACTTTAATAACTGGCTGAGAGGAGTCGGCTGGTTGCCAATTCAATCCTTGGATGTAGAAAAGGCCAAGAAAGCTTCAGAGATTCTCAGTGAAAAGAAGTATCGCCAGCACCCCGACAAACTGAAGTACTCTATTCCAGTGGATGCAATGGAACAAGTGCTAGCTAAACAAAATGCCCAGACTATGAATAAGGTGAGAACCTGTTCAGATGATCACAGCTATGGCATTAATAGGGTCTTCCTCTTGCAACATTTGCGACAGTTGCATTCCCACAGAGGTCATAAGAATTTCCAGCGGGTGTACTGGTTTAGTTGGTTAACATTGGGCACTAAGAGGTAA